One segment of Streptomyces sp. NA02950 DNA contains the following:
- a CDS encoding Rv2578c family radical SAM protein, whose amino-acid sequence MRWDNLTKDTEAAAPALFAAEAVTTRTVDTPEFRGITFHEIRARSIVNRVPGASRMPFEWTVNPYRGCTHACVYCFARKTHSYLDLDTGLGFDSQIVVKVNAPELLRRELASPRWHGQHIAMGTNVDCYQRAEGRYQLMPGILSALAERANPFSILTKGTLILRDLELLRRASRVTDIGVSVSVGFTDRELWRTVEPGTPSPERRLDVVRTLSSHGIPCGVLMAPVIPFLGDSPEQLRATVRAIAEAGATSVTPLVLHLRPGAREWFTAWLTEHHPRLLRRYDALYEGGAYAPKWYQRRITGMVHDLAAEYGIGPWEPGAHRNLRAPEPDHPAPPEPAQLSLL is encoded by the coding sequence ATGCGCTGGGACAACCTGACCAAGGACACGGAAGCAGCCGCTCCGGCCCTGTTCGCGGCGGAGGCGGTGACCACTCGCACGGTCGACACCCCTGAGTTCCGAGGAATCACCTTCCACGAGATCCGCGCCCGCTCGATCGTCAACCGGGTGCCGGGCGCCTCCCGGATGCCCTTCGAGTGGACGGTGAACCCGTACCGCGGCTGCACCCACGCCTGCGTCTACTGCTTCGCGCGCAAGACCCACAGCTACCTCGACCTGGACACCGGGCTGGGCTTCGACTCCCAGATCGTGGTGAAGGTCAACGCCCCGGAGCTGCTCCGCCGGGAGCTGGCCTCCCCCCGGTGGCACGGCCAGCACATCGCCATGGGCACGAACGTGGACTGCTACCAGCGCGCCGAGGGCCGCTATCAGCTGATGCCCGGCATCCTCTCGGCCCTGGCCGAGCGCGCCAACCCGTTCTCGATCCTCACCAAGGGCACACTGATCCTGCGCGATCTGGAGCTGCTGCGCCGGGCCTCGCGGGTCACCGACATCGGGGTCTCGGTCTCGGTGGGCTTCACCGACCGCGAGCTGTGGCGCACCGTCGAGCCCGGCACCCCCTCCCCCGAGCGGCGGCTGGACGTGGTGCGCACCCTGTCCTCCCACGGCATCCCGTGCGGCGTGCTGATGGCGCCGGTGATCCCGTTCCTCGGCGATTCCCCCGAGCAGTTGCGCGCCACCGTACGGGCCATCGCGGAGGCCGGGGCGACCTCGGTGACCCCGCTGGTGCTGCATCTGCGGCCGGGCGCCCGCGAGTGGTTCACCGCCTGGCTCACCGAGCACCACCCGCGGCTGCTGCGCCGGTACGACGCGCTGTACGAGGGCGGCGCCTACGCCCCGAAGTGGTATCAGCGGCGGATCACCGGGATGGTCCACGACCTGGCCGCCGAGTACGGCATCGGCCCCTGGGAACCGGGCGCGCACCGCAATCTCCGCGCGCCCGAGCCCGACCACCCCGCTCCCCCGGAACCGGCCCAGCTGTCCCTGCTTTGA
- a CDS encoding SDR family NAD(P)-dependent oxidoreductase — MNSAQSTGRPDRVAVVTGAGTGIGRATARTLAVEGTDVVAVGRRPEPLARTAEGHPRVHPLPADITAAGSAEDIVRYTLETHGRLDVLVNNAAVVRSAPLGAIVREPVTAQLETNLVAPVLLTQAALGPLEESGGVIVNISTSIGQRGWPGSSVYAATKSALETLTRSWAVELAPRGVRVVCVAPGAIETPIAEHSGLSPEQRARSGLSGHPFE; from the coding sequence ATGAACTCCGCACAGAGCACAGGGCGGCCGGACCGGGTCGCCGTGGTCACCGGGGCGGGCACCGGCATCGGCCGGGCCACCGCCCGCACCCTCGCCGTGGAGGGCACGGACGTCGTGGCCGTCGGACGGCGGCCCGAACCGCTCGCCCGCACCGCCGAGGGCCATCCGCGCGTCCACCCGCTGCCCGCCGACATCACCGCCGCCGGGTCCGCCGAGGACATCGTCCGGTACACCCTGGAGACCCACGGCCGGCTGGACGTCCTGGTCAACAACGCCGCCGTGGTCCGCAGCGCACCGCTCGGCGCCATCGTCCGTGAACCGGTCACCGCCCAGCTGGAGACCAACCTCGTCGCGCCCGTCCTGCTCACCCAGGCGGCCCTCGGCCCCCTGGAGGAGAGCGGCGGCGTGATCGTCAACATCAGCACCTCCATCGGCCAGCGCGGCTGGCCGGGCAGTTCGGTCTACGCGGCCACCAAGTCCGCGCTGGAGACGCTCACCCGCAGCTGGGCGGTGGAACTGGCGCCGCGCGGGGTGCGGGTGGTGTGTGTGGCGCCCGGGGCGATCGAGACCCCGATCGCGGAGCACTCGGGGCTCTCCCCCGAGCAGCGCGCCCGCAGCGGCTTGAGCGGTCACCCGTTCGAGTAG
- a CDS encoding RNA-guided endonuclease TnpB family protein, protein MPTPGEADGAGYVRYTYRLRVSSASRTVLLAEWGRCRWIWNECVAKSKATHLHNKATGEKRTCGPAQLDKMLTRARECTPWLREGSSVPQQQVIRDFGRSRAKAHKDIRERLPGRQRAGMPKWKKKHEALPTLNYTRRGFRLRDGRLYLAGGIVLTVVWSRDLPAEPSSVRVYQDSIGHWYCSFVVPAKVRPLPETGRVLGVDWGVKQTATTTSNAHDLPHAQHGRRAQAKLTRYDRMMARRRPKKGQAASKGYREAKKWRAKTYAKIARQRQDTGRKWAKKVVTDYDVIAVEDFQPKFLAKSSMARKAADAAIGATKKALVEMGRKHRRDIRFVHPAHTTMDCASCGARTKHALPLSERIYTCTACGAVSPRDENSARVMLHRAGLNPAGAEGVRPPGALLPEAA, encoded by the coding sequence ATGCCGACGCCAGGAGAAGCCGACGGGGCCGGGTACGTCCGGTACACGTACCGGCTTCGCGTGTCGTCGGCCTCTCGTACGGTGCTGCTGGCGGAGTGGGGTCGGTGCCGTTGGATCTGGAACGAATGTGTCGCCAAGTCCAAGGCCACTCACCTGCACAACAAGGCCACGGGTGAGAAGCGGACGTGTGGACCGGCGCAGCTGGACAAGATGCTGACCCGGGCGCGGGAGTGTACGCCGTGGCTGCGGGAGGGTTCCAGTGTTCCGCAGCAGCAGGTGATCCGGGATTTCGGCAGGTCCCGTGCCAAGGCGCACAAGGACATCCGGGAACGCTTGCCTGGGCGGCAGCGGGCCGGTATGCCGAAGTGGAAGAAGAAGCACGAGGCCTTGCCGACGCTGAACTACACCCGGCGCGGGTTCCGGCTGAGGGACGGCCGCCTGTACCTGGCGGGTGGGATCGTGCTGACGGTGGTGTGGTCGCGGGATCTGCCCGCCGAACCTTCTTCGGTGCGGGTGTACCAGGACAGTATCGGGCACTGGTATTGCTCGTTCGTGGTCCCCGCAAAGGTGCGGCCGCTGCCGGAAACCGGCCGGGTGCTCGGTGTGGACTGGGGCGTGAAGCAGACCGCGACCACCACCTCCAACGCCCACGACCTTCCGCACGCCCAGCACGGCCGCAGGGCCCAGGCCAAGCTGACCCGGTACGACCGGATGATGGCCCGCCGCAGACCGAAGAAGGGACAGGCCGCCTCGAAGGGCTACCGCGAGGCGAAGAAGTGGCGGGCGAAGACCTACGCGAAGATCGCCCGGCAGCGGCAGGACACCGGGCGCAAGTGGGCGAAGAAGGTCGTGACCGACTACGACGTCATCGCCGTCGAGGACTTCCAGCCGAAGTTCCTCGCCAAGTCCTCCATGGCGCGCAAGGCGGCGGACGCCGCGATCGGCGCCACGAAGAAGGCCCTGGTCGAGATGGGCCGCAAACACCGGCGGGACATCCGTTTCGTGCACCCCGCGCACACCACCATGGACTGCGCATCGTGCGGAGCGAGAACCAAGCACGCACTGCCGCTGTCCGAGCGCATCTACACCTGCACCGCGTGCGGAGCCGTCTCCCCCAGAGACGAGAACTCCGCCCGTGTGATGCTCCACCGGGCAGGTCTGAACCCGGCTGGTGCCGAGGGCGTAAGACCTCCGGGAGCGCTGCTCCCGGAGGCAGCCTGA